The nucleotide window CGCAACACCCTGGCTTCCGGGGTGGTGCCCCAGATAGCGGCCATCATGGGTCCATGCGCCGGTGGAGCGGTATACTCACCGGCCCTTATGGATTTCATCTTCATGGTACAGGGCAGCAGTGAAATGTTTATCACCGGCCCCCAGGTAATAAAAGCGGTTACTGGGGAGGAGGTAAGCGCCCAGCAGCTGGGAGGGGCCCTGACCCACAACCAGATTAGCGGTGTAGCCCATTTTGCTGCAGCAAGTGAAGAAGAATGCCTCGCCTCCATCCGGACCCTCCTTGGCTATTTACCGAGCAACAATATGGAAGATCCCCCCATAGTAGATACCGGCGACGATCCGGGACGGGAGGAGGCAGCCCTGCTAGAAATAGTACCCGAAGATCCCAACAAGGCCTACGACATGCGGGAGGTCGTCATCCGGACGGTTGATGCAGGCAGCTTTTTTGAAGTCCAACCCCTTTACGCCCCCAACATCATCACCGCCTTTGCCAGACTGAACGGTAGAGTAATAGGCATTATAGCCAACCAGCCGGCCTTTATGGCCGGGTGTTTGGACATCAATTGTTCCGAGAAAGCAGCGCGGTTTATAAGATTTTGTGACGCCTTCAACATTCCCCTGGTCAACTATGTAGATGTACCGGGCTTTTTACCCGGGACCAACCAGGAATACGGCGGCATAATCCGGCATGGGGCCAAAATGCTGCACGCCTACGCGGAGGCTACGGTCCCAAAGATTACCCTTATAGTGCGCAAGGCCTATGGAGGGGCATATTTG belongs to Moorella humiferrea and includes:
- a CDS encoding acyl-CoA carboxylase subunit beta gives rise to the protein MPMEELLEKLEERIKKVEAGGGEARVAKQREQGKKTARERIELLLDPGSFQELDAFVSHRCTLFGMDKIEAPGEGVVTGVGTVEGRPVAVYAQDFTVLGGSLGEMHAQKICKVMDLAMKLGMPIIGLNDSGGARIQEGVDALSGYGHIFYRNTLASGVVPQIAAIMGPCAGGAVYSPALMDFIFMVQGSSEMFITGPQVIKAVTGEEVSAQQLGGALTHNQISGVAHFAAASEEECLASIRTLLGYLPSNNMEDPPIVDTGDDPGREEAALLEIVPEDPNKAYDMREVVIRTVDAGSFFEVQPLYAPNIITAFARLNGRVIGIIANQPAFMAGCLDINCSEKAARFIRFCDAFNIPLVNYVDVPGFLPGTNQEYGGIIRHGAKMLHAYAEATVPKITLIVRKAYGGAYLAMCSRDLGADLVYAWPCAEIAVMGPEGAANIIFRKEIEASFDPKKAREEKIAEYRRFFANPYVAAQRGYIDAVIDPRLTRRYLVQALELTATKRETRPAKKHSNIPL